From one Salmo salar chromosome ssa09, Ssal_v3.1, whole genome shotgun sequence genomic stretch:
- the cbln20 gene encoding cerebellin 20 — MRAIVLLCLLGAALANEYSWNSPGETTKDPKTENLCLADQASCGCCLMQKQMWRMEQFFNMSLNELQRGLEKAKAVVNNVRASRSAFSVALTNTRRCEGPFREAKTIVYQHIFVNLGEGYNNRTGIFTVPRSGVYSLALTVYSDSGAPGANLAACANLMVNGRQVAGCSEQNQQDQEDSTTTVMAIQLQAGDKLSVTLPIGCFLCDEQSHYNTFSGFLLYATD, encoded by the exons ATGAGAG CTATCGTACTGCTGTGCTTGCTGGGGGCCGCTCTGGCCAATGAATACAGCTGGAATAGTCCTGGAGAGACAACAAAGGACCCCAAAACAGAGAACT TGTGTCTGGCGGACCAGGCCTCCTGCGGCTGCTGCCTGATGCAGAAGCAGATGTGGAGGATGGAGCAGTTCTTCAACATGAGTCTGAACGAGCTGCAGAGGGGCCTGGAGAAGGCAAAGGCCGTGGTCAACAACGTCCGCG CTAGCCGCAGTGCCTTCTCCGTGGCCCTGACCAACACACGCCGTTGCGAGGGCCCCTTCCGTGAAGCTAAGACCATTGTCTACCAGCACATCTTCGTCAACCTGGGCGAGGGCTACAACAACCGCACCGGCATCTTCACTGTGCCCCGCTCCGGTGTCTACAGCCTGGCCCTGACCGTGTACAGCGACTCGGGTGCCCCCGGCGCCAACCTGGCCGCCTGCGCCAACCTGATGGTGAACGGGCGCCAGGTGGCGGGCTGCAGCGAGCAGAACCAGCAGGACCAGGAGGACAGCACCACCACGGTGATGGCCATCCAGCTGCAAGCCGGGGACAAGTTGTCCGTCACCCTGCCCATCGGATGCTTCCTGTGCGACGAACAGAGCCACTACAACACCTTTTCCGGCTTCCTGCTCTACGCCACCGACTAA
- the LOC106612735 gene encoding tripartite motif-containing protein 16-like, producing MAAAAWPEEEFVCSVCLETLRDPATLPCGHTYCLSCIQGHWDRNEAKGQFNCPQCRQVFTPRPSLAKSTVLVEAMEKLRRKGIQEYPYLSISSAPPSMSIYLDVCADTSLRQGGMFPQLPVVSPRRCPQHQRPLELYCHDDKECICDECCRHGHKGHRVVKPEEEWKERRRELVPMQAETQRRIQEMEKELKEFPQTAQLHKSSVQALQKEGVELFSELVKSVELMGTQVVEFLCAHESSMGSRTEGHIHKLEQELAQLRRRDQKLSRLASVVVFIYHPPQNIFTLELLTHNGGREGVGLGEEAVVSAIQTVMGELRDGLQDLCKSSMAKIFRTVNDASLSPSQLFNGQAAGNGASTDHNQVASQNAASEVQSNPQLNTVNEMTSTNSLPQPPLPPTGPQVNQVTTIGLANPELKTRKEMLKFCFNLTFDPNTAYRHLKLADGYRKATLKAEKQNQLEHPDRFIYWRQILCRQSLAGSPYYWETEWTGQKITIGMAYRDLDRKEADDSSRLGYNEQSWSLNWSGTGFSMWHAGKETQLSSTKARRLGVYLDQHEGVLAFYRISNNQAHLIHSLQTDFTGPLYPGFRFWSGVGASVTLCQLD from the exons ATGGCCGCTGCCGCATGGCCTGAGGAGGAGTTtgtgtgctctgtctgtctggagacaCTACGTGACCCCGCCACGCTGCCCTGTGGTCACACCTACTGCCTGTCCTGCATCCAGGGGCACTGGGACCGGAATGAGGCCAAGGGTCAGTTTAACTGCCCCCAGTGTAGGCAGGTCTTCACCCCACGACCCTCTCTGGCCAAGAGCACAGTGCTAGTGGAGGCCATGGAGAAGCTGAGAAGAAAGGGCATCCAGGAGtatccctacctctccatctcatcTGCCCCACCATCCATGTCTATCTATCTGGACGTGTGTGCAGACACAAGCCTTCGCCAAGGGGGGATGTTCCCCCAACTGCCCGTCGTCAGCCCCAGGCGTTGCCCTCAACACCAGCGGCCCCTAGAGCTCTACTGCCATGATGATAAGGAGTGTATTTGTGACGAATGTTGTCGTCATGGACACAAGGGCCACCGTGTGGTTAAGCCGGAAGAGGAGTGGAAGGAGAGACGG AGGGAGCTAGTTCCAATGCAGGCCGAGACACAGAGGAGGATCCAAGAGATGGAGAAGGAGCTCAAAGAGTTCCCACAAACTGCCCAGCTCCACAAA aGCTCAGTCCAGGCCCTACAGAAGGAGGGTGTGGAGCTCTTCTCTGAGCTGGTGAAGAGTGTGGAGCTGATGGGTACCCAGGTCGTGGAGTTTCTTTGTGCCCATGAGTCCTCCATGGGCAGCCGGACCGAGGGCCATATCCACAAGCTGGAACAGGAGCTGGCCCAGCTCCGCAGGAGAGACCAGAAACTCAGCCGACTGGCCA GTGTTGTTGTCTTCATCTATCATCCTCCACAGAATATCTTCACCCTGGAGCTCCTCACACATAATGGGGGCAGAGAGGGGGTAGGGCTGGGTGAGGAGGCCGTTGTGTCTGCGATTCAAACTGTGATGGGAGAGTTAAGAGATGGACTACAGGATCTCTGTAAATCCAGCATGGCCAAGATCTTCAGAACTG TGAATGATGCCAGTCTTAGTCCGTCTCAATTGTTCAATGGTCAAGCTGCAGGGAACGGAGCATCTACTGACCACAATCAGGTTGCTTCACAAAATGCAG CATCCGAAGTGCAATCAAACCCTCAACTGAACACAG TGAATGAGATGACATCAACAAACTCTCTACCTCAACCTCCATTACCTCCAACTGGACCTCAAG TGAATCAGGTGACCACTATTGGTTTGGCAAACCCAGAGCTGAAAACAAGAAAAGAAATGCTCAAAT TTTGCTTTAATCTGACATTTGACCCCAACACTGCTTACCGCCACCTGAAACTGGCTGATGGGTACCGTAAAGCCACTCTGAAGGCAGAGAAGCAGAACCAGCTGGAGCACCCCGACCGTTTCATCTACTGGAGACAGATACTGTGCAGGCAGTCCCTGGCTGGAAGCCCCTAttactgggagacagagtggacgGGCCAGAAG ATCACTATCGGCATGGCCTACAGAGACCTGGACAGAAAGGAGGCTGATGACAGCAGCAGGCTGGGCTACAATGAGCAGTCTTGGAGCCTGAACTGGTCTGGGACAGGCTTCTCAATGTGGCATGCTGGGAAAGAGACCCAACTAAGCTCAACCAAGGCTCGCAGGCTGGGGGTGTACCTGGACCAACATGAAGGAGTACTGGCCTTCTACAGGATCTCCAACAACCAGGCCCATCTCATCCATTCCCTCCAGACAGACTTTACTGGCCCCCTCTATCCCGGGTTCCGCTTCTGGTCAGGGGTTGGGGCGTCTGTGACTCTATGTCAACTGGACTAG